In a single window of the Arachis hypogaea cultivar Tifrunner chromosome 6, arahy.Tifrunner.gnm2.J5K5, whole genome shotgun sequence genome:
- the LOC112756188 gene encoding LEAF RUST 10 DISEASE-RESISTANCEUS RECEPTOR-LIKE PROTEIN KINASE-like 2.1, producing MDANTTCAPSSCGKVTNISHPFRLKDDPQNCGDERYELACENNIAVLALFPGKNYHVESINYNNFTIRLVDPGISEDDCSTLPHYSITRSYLRNEDESRPYEDSQYRQTDFRNGSTQVETVELDYNVVFLECRNPVRDDPRYVDTASCIQQGHHVYAVVGGLTVVELRDGCHVKLVAPCSSSFLAPPRWPKYESLLSCNHNYSYAEIHRMLNYGFELSWVPGACEYKCGLKGSSCAIDQTAQSSLICSEDCYTPLFGKECRMVSKLQIIAEDSAYGILEGLRKVVGKDGGDSFSKEDVLPIIDVGVFTGWFMVPYMVVKYILSLILFFVMLIYTCQRKHASIYENIEEFLQGSNFIPIRYSYKEIKKMTRDFKEKLGEGGFGSVYKGKLRSGPFVAIKMLGKAKANGQEFISEVATIGRIHHANVVRLIGFCVEGSKRALVYEFMPNGSLDKFIFSKVDSVSLTYQELFEISLGVARGIAYLHEGCDMQILHFDIKPHNILLDENFIPKVSDFGLAKLYPLDNSIVTLTAARGTIGYMAPELFYQNIGALSYKADVYSFGMLLMEMASQRRNSNPNAEHSSQFYFPFWIYDQLAKKSDEIEIEILMDEETNKLAKKMFITALWCIQLKPSDRPSMNKVVKMLEGDVASIEMPPRPSYYPNDMIHKDSEINSGVTTSNDSSSCSDFEEEITTNPM from the exons ATGGATGCTAACACAACATGTGCCCCATCTTCGTGCGGCAAAGTCACCAACATAAGTCATCCTTTCCGGCTGAAGGATGACCCACAAAATTGTGGCGATGAGAGGTATGAGTTGGCTTGCGAGAATAACATCGCCGTGCTAGCTTTGTTCCCAGGGAAGAACTACCATGTTGAATCAATAAACTACAATAACTTCACAATCCGACTCGTAGATCCCGGCATCTCAGAGGATGATTGCTCCACCCTTCCTCACTATTCCATAACCAGATCCTATTTGAGGAATGAAGATGAAAGCAGACCATATGAAGACAGTCAATACCGACAGACTGATTTTCGTAATGGCTCCACACAAGTCGAAACTGTAGAATTAGACTATAACGTGGTTTTCTTGGAGTGCAGAAATCCGGTGAGGGACGATCCACGATATGTGGACACTGCCTCTTGCATTCAACAAGGCCATCATGTTTATGCCGTTGTTGGAGGGTTGACGGTGGTTGAATTAAGAGATGGTTGCCATGTGAAGCTGGTTGCTCCCTGCTCATCATCCTTTCTTGCTCCACCGAGATGGCCAAAGTACGAATCATTATTGAGCTGCAACCATAACTATTCATACGCTGAGATTCATAGGATGCTCAATTATGGATTTGAGCTTTCGTGGGTACCTGGTGCTTGTGAATATAAGTGTGGACTGAAGGGGAGTTCTTGCGCAATCGACCAAACCGCTCAAAGTAGTCTCATATGTTCGGAGGATTGTTACACACCACTTTTTGGGAAAGAATGTC GAATGGTGTCGAAGCTCCAAATAATCGCAGAAG ATTCCGCGTATGGAATTTTGGAAG GACTTCGGAAAGTAGTAGGAAAAGATGGTGGCGATTCTTTCTCTAAAGAGGATGTATTACCTATAATTGATGTAGGAGTATTCACGGGATGGTTTATGGTGCCATACATGGTCGTCAAATACATATTGAGTCTCATACTTTTTTTTGTAATGCTGATCTACACATGCCAAAGAAAACATGCATCAATTTATGAAAACATTGAGGAATTTTTGCAAGGGAGCAATTTCATTCCAATAAGGTATTCAtataaagagataaagaaaatgaCAAGAGATTTTAAAGAAAAGTTGGGAGAAGGAGGATTCGGTTCCGTGTACAAGGGAAAGCTACGAAGTGGACCTTTTGTAGCCATAAAAATGTTGGGTAAAGCTAAGGCTAATGGTCAAGAATTCATCAGTGAAGTTGCTACAATTGGTAGAATACATCATGCCAATGTAGTAAGGTTGATTGGATTTTGTGTTGAGGGTTCAAAACGTGCTCTTGTATACGAATTTATGCCCAATGGTTCTCTAGATAAGTTTATTTTCTCCAAAGTGGATAGTGTATCATTGACTTACCAGGAACTTTTTGAAATATCTCTTGGTGTGGCTCGTGGTATAGCTTATCTGCATGAAGGTTGTGACATGCAAATTTTGCATTTTGATATCAAGCCTCACAACATTCTTCTAGACGAGAACTTCATTCCTAAGGTCTCGGACTTTGGTCTTGCAAAACTTTATCCTCTTGATAACAGTATTGTAACTTTGACAGCAGCAAGAGGAACCATTGGTTACATGGCCCCGGAGTTATTCTACCAAAATATTGGAGCACTATCTTATAAGGCCGATGTCTATAGTTTTGGAATGCTTTTGATGGAAATGGCAAGTCAAAGAAGAAATTCAAACCCAAACGCAGAGCATTCAAGCCAATTTTACTTTCCATTTTGGATATACGATCAATTGGCTAAGAAAAGTGATGAGATAGAGATAGAAATTTTGATGGATGAAGAAACGAACAAACTAGCAAAAAAGATGTTCATAACTGCACTATGGTGTATACAATTGAAGCCAAGTGATCGTCCTTCAATGAATAAAGTGGTGAAAATGTTAGAAGGGGATGTTGCAAGCATTGAAATGCCTCCGAGACCTTCATATTATCCAAATGATATGATTCACAAAGATTCTGAGATTAATTCAGGAGTAACTACTTCAAATGATTCTTCTAGTTGTTCAGATTTTGAGGAGGAAATTACAACCAATCCTATGTGA
- the LOC112756187 gene encoding uncharacterized protein, which translates to MRVKLSSLQVDMTVSSLLSMAATASAAALTMLIYKARRKSFLQRPDKGDLSTLGPQCEPECNPCGKILFFSRIGTSKALAQHLRYMLASNGVTLELVDTVDYEPEDLPKENLVLIVASTAEHWNRSPPQPPISTKDTSLRLAEEDFARWLKEKVSNFEGEVFAVKACTFSAFGVVGRVSEDGKNLMAKAANHIRDLGHATQFNPDFDFDNWWQRAVGVLKGAVLEDTVAVGKCQQSEPDRFYVFVENVEGVGSSTTFTRKMLTVTEADLMKNGCVDLEEAGPVTPLAKGIKIDSSLSQSLEFCSVGGVLYFVPGRLMGGIPKEYGVIMDLHYPKKFWCLKYDGSTWIWKLLGNTFISRNRALVVPYDGKLLIFGGGWIEIYDPKSDYWDRREVPYNALIQGSMDPESYFLWEDKSTKHHKTLIFLYRFSKLGGRSIVSYDVEANRWKPIECQFPKIPLNVFCPTKLVLLGSSDYLLVVEELASNWYVYDLSRRMVMADLHIDGLDDTWRVLHVFCCHHNQKEKESLIYMFMQQNESGLHDLVHYARVKIKTDSLFSVKVESKGYFKVGPYTKLYMFAVGDEDIEGKNAA; encoded by the exons ATGAGAGTTAAGTTATCTTCGTTACAGGTGGATATGACGGTATCCTCTCTCTTATCCATGGCGGCCACCGCCTCAGCCGCTGCCCTAACCATGTTAATATACAAGGCTCGCCGCAAGAGCTTCCTTCAACGCCCCGACAAAGGGGACCTTTCAACGCTCGGTCCACAATGCGAACCCGAATGCAATCCATGTGGCAAGATCCTATTCTTTTCCCGAATCGGAACGTCAAAAGCTCTGGCGCAGCACCTCCGCTATATGTTAGCCTCAAACGGTGTTACTTTAGAGCTCGTAGATACGGTTGATTACGAGCCCGAAGACCTACCTAAGGAGAACCTCGTCCTCATTGTTGCTTCAACTGCGGAACATTGGAACCGATCTCCGCCACAACCGCCTATCAGCACGAAAGATACCTCCCTACGTCTTGCAGAAGAGGACTTCGCCAGGTGGCTCAAGGAGAAAGTGAGTAACTTTGAGGGTGAAGTGTTTGCTGTGAAGGCTTGCACTTTCAGTGCGTTTGGTGTGGTCGGTAGGGTTTCCGAAGATGGCAAGAATTTGATGGCTAAGGCCGCCAATCACATTAGGGATTTGGGTCACGCCACTCAATTCAAccctgattttgattttgacaacTGGTGGCAAAGGGCTGTCGGGGTTTTGAAAGGTGCAGTTTTGGAAGATACAGTTGCTGTTGGCAAGTGCCAGCAATCTGAACCTGATCGCTTTTATGTTTTTGTGGAAAATGTTGAGGGTGTGGGTTCTTCTACTACCTTCACCCGCAAGATGTTAACTGTCACTGAGGCGGACTTGATGAAGAATGGCTGTGTTGATCTTGAAGAAGCAGGTCCTGTTACTCCTCTTGCCAAAGGTATAAAAATTGATTCCTCGCTATCACAGTCCCTAGAATTCTGTTCCGTTGGTGGTGTCTTGTACTTCGTCCCTGGTAGGTTGATGGGTGGTATTCCAAAAGAATATGGGGTGATCATGGACCTACATTACCCCAAAAAATTCTGGTGCCTCAAATACGATGGTTCTACTTGGATTTGGAAATTATTGGGTAACACGTTCATCAGTCGTAATAGAGCTTTAGTAGTCCCATATGATGGCAAGTTGTTAATCTTTGGGGGTGGTTGGATTGAGATCTATGACCCAAAATCAGATTACTGGGATAGAAGGGAAGTACCTTATAACGCCTTGATTCAAGGTTCTATGGATCCTGAATCTTACTTTTTGTGGGAGGACAAGAGCACCAAGCATCATAAGACCCTCATTTTCTTGTATCGTTTTAGTAAGTTGGGAGGACGATCGATTGTGTCATATGATGTTGAAGCAAACAGATGGAAACCCATTGAGTGCCAATTTCCAAAAATTCCTCTTAATGTGTTCTGTCCTACAAAACTTGTTCTTTTGGGATCTAGTGATTATCTCCTAGTTGTTGAGGAGCTAGCCTCTAATTGGTATGTGTACGACTTGTCTAGGAGGATGGTTATGGCAGATCTGCATATAGATGGTCTGGACGATACTTGGCGGGTGTTGCATGTTTTCTGTTGTCATCACaaccagaaagaaaaagaaagtctgATTTATATGTTCATGCAACAGAATGAATCTGGGCTTCATGACCTTGTTCATTATGCCAGAGTCAAGATCAAAACGGATAGTCTTTTTTCTGTCAAGGTTGAATCCAAGGGTTATTTTAAAGTTGGTCCCTATACCAAACTCTATAT GTTTGCTGTTGGAGACGAAGACATTGAAGGGAAGAATGCAgcttag